The Dehalococcoidia bacterium genome has a segment encoding these proteins:
- a CDS encoding ABC transporter permease, giving the protein MQGYILRRILATIPVMLIVAVLVFVLLQIAPGDPADLLSNENTPEDQVQKIRERMGLDRPIPVQLFFWLRNLLQGDLGNSVFSNKPVTGLLAQRAIPTVSLAVLIEIVAIGLGVPLGTIAAWKQGSLFDRAIMVFASLSFAVPGFFLGFIVIWVFALKFPILPAGGYVPPSEDLFTFFKHLILPSVAAGLIVMALITRMTRSSVLEVLREDYVRTARAKGLSENTVLIRHSLKNAALPIITVIGLGLAGLLSGVVVIEQVFAIPGFGRLMVDGIVKRDYPIIQGAILVTAAIFVLVNLLIDASYALFDPKIRY; this is encoded by the coding sequence ATGCAGGGTTACATTCTAAGGCGCATACTGGCGACAATCCCCGTGATGCTGATCGTGGCAGTGCTTGTCTTCGTGCTGCTTCAGATCGCCCCGGGGGACCCCGCCGACCTGCTCTCAAACGAGAACACGCCTGAGGATCAGGTCCAGAAGATCCGTGAGAGGATGGGTCTGGACAGGCCAATTCCAGTCCAACTCTTCTTCTGGCTGCGCAACCTGCTGCAGGGTGACCTTGGAAATTCGGTCTTCTCCAACAAGCCTGTTACCGGCCTGTTGGCACAGAGGGCCATACCGACCGTCTCACTGGCTGTCCTGATCGAGATTGTCGCAATAGGATTGGGGGTCCCCCTGGGAACCATCGCAGCGTGGAAGCAGGGAAGCCTGTTCGACAGGGCCATAATGGTCTTCGCGTCCCTGAGCTTTGCAGTCCCGGGGTTCTTCCTCGGGTTCATCGTGATATGGGTGTTCGCGCTGAAGTTCCCAATCCTCCCTGCCGGGGGCTATGTGCCTCCCAGCGAGGACCTGTTCACGTTCTTCAAGCACCTGATCCTGCCTTCGGTTGCCGCGGGTCTGATAGTCATGGCACTCATTACGAGAATGACCAGATCGAGCGTCCTGGAGGTGCTGAGAGAAGACTACGTGCGTACGGCACGTGCGAAGGGTTTGAGCGAGAATACAGTGCTCATACGCCACTCATTGAAGAACGCGGCGCTGCCGATCATCACGGTAATTGGACTGGGACTGGCGGGGCTCCTATCGGGCGTAGTTGTGATTGAGCAGGTGTTCGCCATTCCCGGTTTCGGTCGGCTGATGGTAGACGGCATCGTCAAACGAGACTACCCGATCATCCAGGGCGCGATTCTCGTCACCGCAGCCATCTTTGTGCTCGTCAACTTGCTTATCGACGCGTCCTACGCGCTCTTCGATCCCAAGATCAGATACTGA